One region of Vallitalea okinawensis genomic DNA includes:
- a CDS encoding glycoside hydrolase family 127 protein, translating into MTVDIKANGSCRQIPFNKVHITDAFWTERMKVHQDVTLDLCIKRCEETDRIKNFITASKGENKGAYVGRFYNDSDVYKVLEGAAYSLMHQENKELEKKIDEIIGYIGSAQEENGYLMAYYTVEEPEGRWTNLDRHEMYCGGHLIEAAVAYYQSTGKRNFLDIACKLVDHYMDTFGPDKRNWVPGHEEIELALVRLYEVTGEEKHLRFAYWLLEQRGKGYGSNEGDVKFEPTAEHISHPEYYQNNVPVKDIEKVVGHAVRAMYLYTGMADVSKYVNTDYEHALRRVWDNVVNKNLYITGGIGPSKKNEGFTVDYDLPNKTAYCETCAGIGLTLWNARMSWLEGHGKYMDVVERSLYNNIIAGWALGGDTFFYVNPLAADGTHNRKPWYNTACCPTNLCRFIPSIGQYIYCIDNDEVVVNLFIDSEVEMAYKGHNLRLIQETTYPVSSVIKLRPEYEGKEPVQCRLRVPEWCNSFTVQVNDKEVLAPVTNGYIQVTCENGQTIELNMDMPVRLVLANEKVTMNEGKVAIVRGPIVYALEQQDQDQPLADIKIPSNALFRVSNESIGGLPKVICYSRDGQKLATCIPYFTWNNRGEDAMQVWCVEEKAESLYY; encoded by the coding sequence ATGACTGTAGATATAAAAGCTAATGGAAGCTGTAGACAGATTCCTTTTAATAAGGTACATATTACTGATGCATTCTGGACAGAGCGTATGAAAGTGCACCAAGATGTAACCCTTGATCTCTGTATTAAACGATGTGAAGAAACAGATCGTATTAAAAACTTCATAACTGCATCCAAAGGTGAGAACAAAGGTGCATATGTTGGCAGATTCTACAATGATTCAGACGTGTATAAGGTTCTTGAAGGTGCAGCCTACTCACTCATGCATCAGGAAAACAAAGAACTTGAGAAGAAAATAGATGAGATTATTGGCTACATAGGTAGCGCTCAAGAAGAAAATGGCTATCTTATGGCTTATTATACAGTGGAAGAGCCTGAGGGGCGTTGGACAAATCTAGACCGTCATGAAATGTATTGTGGCGGTCACCTAATAGAGGCAGCTGTAGCTTACTATCAAAGTACTGGTAAGAGAAATTTTTTAGATATCGCATGTAAGCTTGTTGATCACTATATGGACACTTTTGGTCCAGACAAACGCAACTGGGTGCCAGGTCATGAAGAAATCGAACTTGCTCTTGTTCGTTTATATGAAGTTACTGGTGAAGAGAAGCACTTAAGATTCGCATACTGGCTCTTAGAACAACGAGGAAAAGGTTATGGCAGTAATGAAGGGGATGTTAAGTTTGAACCAACAGCGGAACATATTTCTCACCCTGAATATTATCAAAACAATGTACCTGTTAAGGATATTGAAAAGGTTGTAGGTCATGCAGTTCGAGCAATGTACCTCTATACAGGTATGGCTGATGTGAGTAAATATGTGAATACTGACTATGAGCATGCTCTTCGTAGAGTTTGGGATAACGTGGTCAATAAAAACCTATACATTACAGGAGGTATCGGTCCATCTAAAAAAAATGAAGGTTTTACTGTGGATTATGATTTGCCTAACAAGACTGCTTATTGTGAGACATGTGCCGGTATTGGTTTAACACTATGGAACGCTCGTATGTCTTGGTTAGAAGGTCATGGTAAGTACATGGATGTTGTTGAGAGATCACTCTATAACAACATCATTGCAGGATGGGCTCTAGGCGGTGATACTTTCTTCTATGTCAATCCATTAGCAGCAGATGGTACACATAATCGCAAGCCATGGTATAATACAGCTTGCTGTCCAACTAACTTATGCCGTTTTATCCCTTCTATTGGACAATATATCTACTGCATAGACAATGATGAAGTTGTAGTGAATCTCTTCATTGATAGCGAAGTGGAAATGGCATATAAAGGTCATAACCTGCGTTTAATCCAAGAAACAACTTACCCGGTTAGCTCGGTTATCAAGTTAAGACCAGAGTATGAAGGTAAGGAACCTGTTCAATGTCGTTTAAGAGTACCTGAGTGGTGTAATAGCTTCACTGTTCAAGTGAATGATAAAGAGGTATTAGCACCTGTCACAAATGGCTATATCCAAGTAACATGTGAAAATGGCCAGACTATTGAGTTGAACATGGATATGCCTGTACGTCTTGTTCTTGCTAATGAGAAAGTAACAATGAATGAAGGAAAAGTTGCCATTGTAAGAGGTCCCATTGTGTATGCTCTTGAACAACAAGACCAAGATCAGCCACTAGCGGACATTAAAATACCATCTAATGCTCTATTCAGAGTAAGTAATGAATCTATAGGTGGTTTACCTAAAGTAATTTGTTACAGCCGCGATGGACAAAAGCTTGCTACTTGTATTCCTTACTTTACGTGGAACAATAGAGGCGAAGATGCTATGCAAGTATGGTGTGTTGAGGAGAAAGCAGAATCTCTCTATTATTAA